ACAGACGAGCCAATCAGGCTTACAGCATGGGAAGCACGCGGGGACGAGATCCGGTCGGGAAGGCTGCGTCGATTCGATCGAGTTCGGTTTGGGTCAGATTGAGTTCCCCGGCTCCCGCGTTTTCAGCGGCGTGTTTGGGGTTGGATGCTTTGGGGATTGCGAAGAGCGAGGAATGCCGCACCAGAAATCGGAGCGCGACTTGGCGAGGGGTGGCGTTATGGGCGGCGGCGATTTCCTGTAGTACGCGACCTGCGGTTGTGCGCGAGCTGGGAAAATCCCCATGACCGAACGGGCTGTATGCGACTACGGCGACCCCATGCTTCTCACACCAGGGGATCACAGCGTGTTCGATCGCTCTCTGTCTCAAATGGTAAAGGACTTGATTACAGACGAGAGAACCCTCGCCAGCGATCTTCTGGACTGCTTCAAGGTCAGGCACATCGAAGTTGCTCACGCCCCAGCAGAGAATCTTCCCCTCGTGCTGAAGCTGCTCGAAGGCAGCGATCGTCTCCTCCAGTGGGTGTTGACCGCGCCAGTGCAACAGATAAGAGTCCAGCCGATCGGTATGAAGTCGAGCGAGCGATTTCTCGCAGGCTATGATCGTCCCTCTCCGAGAAGCATTTCCAGGAAGAACCTTGGAAACCAGGAAAACCCGATCGCGTCGTCCAGCGATCGCCTCGGCGACCACCTCCTCGGCACTGCCGTACATCTCCGCCGTGTCGATATGGGTCATGCCGAGATCGAGTCCTTGGCGCAAAGCGGCGATCGCAGAGGCGCGGTCACCGTTGTCGATGTACCAGGTTCCTTGACCGATCGCTGCCACCTCGCGCTGCGTGGAACCAAATCGATGCTGTTCCATACCTGTCCTCCTGATTAACGCTCCGAGTCGAATGGCACTAAGAAAAGGGAAAATCGTTGAGGCAGCAGGGGTGCAGAGGAGCGGAGGAGCAGGGGAGAAAGAAGAAGTTTAAGGCATACGAACGGATATTTAGAAATTCCCCCCTGCACCCCTGCACCCGTGCCCCTCTGCAATCCTTACACTGCGTACCCTTCAGCTTAACTTAGTGCCATTCCGCTCCGAGTCCTCACACCATCTGCCGTACCTGCCCTGCATGGCTGAACAGCTCGATCATTTCCCGGTTGAAGGCTGGGATGTCGTCTGGCTTGCGGCTCGACACGAGGTTGCGATCAACTACAACTTCCCGATCTACCCACTGGGCACCTGCGTTCTGGAGATCGGTCTTGAGCGACGGCCACGAGGTGAGCCGCCGTCCGCGCACCACATCTGCCTCGATCAGAGTCCAAGGTCCGTGGCAGATCACTGCTACCGGCTTGTCAGTATCGAAGAAGGACTTTATAAACTCGATCGCCTTAGCTTTAGTCCGAAGTTGATCTGGATTGGCAACACCACCGGGAAGCAGGAGGGCATCATAGTCGGCTGGATTTACTTTATCGAGGGGGACATGTACCGGGAAAAATCCCCTTTGTCATAATGGTTCCAGCCCTGAACGCGATCGCTCTTAGGTGAAATGATGTGGGTTTGAGCACCTGCTGACTCAAGGGCTTGCTTGGGTTGAGCCATTTCAACTTGCTCAAAGCCATCTGTAACCAGAATGGCAACTTTCTTATTTGTGAGATCTTCTGTCATCTCTACCTCCTAAAGTGTTGGCTAGACTTGGTTTTTTCGTGTTCTTATGGGGTTTTAGGCAGCCTGACCTGGCTTGAGCACGATCTTGATACAGTTGTCCTTCTTGTGCTTGAAAATTTCGTAGCCGTGCGGTGCTTGTTCTAGTGGCAGACGATGGGTGATTACAAAAGATGGGTCGATATCGCCATTTTGGACGCGATCGAGTAACGGGCGCAAGTACTTATGAACGTGCGTTTGTCCCATTTTAAATGTTAAGGCTTTGTTCATGGCAGCACCCATCGGTATCTTGTCTACAAAGCCGCCGTAAACACCAGGAATTGACACAGTGCCACCTTTGCGACAGGCAACAATCACTTGCCTTAGGGCAGTGGGTCGGTCGGTTTCCATACGCACGGCTTGCTTTACCTGGTCGTAAAACGCATCTGGACCCGTACCGTGGGCTTCCATTCCCACAGCATCCATGCAAGCATCTGGACCGCGCCCACCGGTCATATCTTTGAGGGCTTCACCAACTTCAACTTCCTCATAGTTAAGGACTTCTGCCTTGCCGTCTTTCGCCATCTGTAGGCGTTCGGGAACTCGATCGATAGCAATGACGCGCTCGGCACCTAGCATATATGCACTTCTAATGGCAAACTGTCCGACTGGACCGCAGCCCCAGATCGCTACAGTATCTCCTGGCTGGATATCGCAGTTTTCCGCTGCCATATAGCCAGTGGGGAAGATATCCGTCAGAAACAGGACTTGTTCGTCTGTTAGTCCATCAGGAATCTTGAATAAACCGACATCGGCAAAGGGAACGCGGGCATATTCAGCTTGACCTCCAGCATAGCCACCCATCATATGGGAGTAGCCGAAAAGACCAGATGGGGAATGACCCATGAGTTTTTCCGCTATCCAAGCGTTGGGGTTGGAGTTATCGCACAGCGACCACAAATCTTTTTGACAAAAGAAACAGGAGCCGCAGGAAATGGTAAAGGGAACGACAACGCGATCGCCTATCTTCACATTCTTGACGGCACTGCCTAGCTCGACCACCTCCCCCATAAATTCATGACCAAGGATGTCGCCCTTTTCCATCGTGGGGATGTAACCGTCATAAAGATGTAAATCAGAACCGCAAATCGCCGTTGACGTGATTTTAACAATCGCATCACGCGGATTGATGATTTTTGGATCGGGTACTGTATCAACTCGTACATCGTTAGCGCCGTGCCAGCAAAGTGCTTTCATAATCTTTAACCTCCCTTTGGTTGACCTTCTGTTGTTGCAATCTCGCCTGCTTCCATCAGCATTTTGAAGCGGCGTAAATCATCTCCAATCTGCTGTTCTGGTTCTTCGCCGAAGAGTTTGGCAAACACAGATGCAATCGCACCACCAGGCGGGTTATATTCCGTGACGACCTTTACCTCTGTACCGCGATTGGCGGGTGCTGGCTGGAAGCGGACAGAACCAGAGTTATCAACATCTGCACCTTCAACCGAAGCCCAAGCAATCAATTCGTTTTCCCGATCTTCAATGATGTCTGCATCCCATTCAACACTTCCACCTAACACCCCACTGGTCGTCCAGTGCGTTCGCGTAGCGTGTCCGGAGGACTCTCGCTTATTATTGTCTACTTTTACATCTTTGAGATGCTTCATGAAGCGCGGCAAGTTCCCAAAGTTATGCCAAAAGCGGTAGAGTTCCTCTGCTGGTTTGTTAATCGTTACCGTCTTTTCAACTTTAATTGGTTGGCTCATGTCTATTGTCTCCCGTGCTTGCTGTATGGTGCTTTGTTTATCGCAGTTTAGACAAACAAATTTGTTTGTCCAAACCCTAATACCAGGAGCGGAGAACAGTATAGGATAAAAGCTTATTAGCAAGAGGCATGTAGAAGTCTCTTGAAAAAATTTACCCTTCGTATCAGCCTTCTAGACTACTAAAAAAATTAACTACTACAAATCAACACCTGAACCTTAAAGCTTTCAACTAAACCTAACCTCTAACTAAAGAATGAGATTGGTGTTAAGTTAGTTAGTTCTCGCTTGTATCTTGGCGTAATGCTAAAGAAGCTGTCACCTATTGCAATCTAGACATTCAAACATAACTAGACAAGTGTTTCACTCAAGGATTTTTAGATGCTTAACTTTGCCGAGAATGTCTTCTTTTAGGCAAAGTATACTGTGGGAGTAGGCTCCCCAGCATGAGGCTTTGACCTATGCTAATTCATCCCGCTTCACTTCCCTTGAAGGCAATGCACATAGTCCATTTCCTGTCAATGCGTAAGTCCTAACTACAGCTAATTTAACGGTTAAAATCACGAATTACGAACTATTTAACTTGGCTCATTCAAATAGGATAAATATGTATTTGCCCAAATCGCAGCTTGAGTGCGATCGCGCAAATTCAGCGTGTTTAAAATATTTGTCACATGATTTTTTACTGTCCCCTCAGAAATGTAGAGTTCTTGAGCAATTTCTCGGTTACTAGCGCCTGTAGCAATTAACCGTAAAACCTCTTTTTCTCTAGGAGTAAGTTCATTTAAAGTAGATGGTACAGGTGTTGAATGGATTGGTGTACCATTAGAAAACTGAGTTAACAGCTTTTTAACTATACCTGGGCCTAATTGGGTATATCCTTTATAAACAGCACGAATCGCAACAGCTAATTCTTCTGAGGGCGTATCTTTTAATAAATAACCCATTGCCCCATTTTGTAATGCTGCTGATACATATTCATCATCATCAAAAGTCGTCAGTACTAAAATTTTAGTTTTAGAAAAACGTTTTTGAATTTCTTTCGTTGCTGCAACTCCATCCATAATAGGCATTCTGATATCTAGCAATACTACATCTGGTTGAAATTCAGCAACCAAATTAATCGCCTGTTCGCCATTTTCTGCTTCTCCCACGATCTCTAAATCTGATTCTAATTCTAATAATGCTCTTAATCCTTGACGAATTAAACCTTGGTCATCTACTAACAATACTTTAATCATCATCTCAACCTCATTAAGGGAATATTAACTGTAATTTTGCAACCAGAACCAGGAGTGCTATTAATATTAAAGTCACCTCCTAATGCTAAAGTGCGATCGCGCATACTATGAAGTCCAAAACCAGTAGTATTTTGCCCTAAATCAAAACCTCTACCGTTATCCTGAATTATCAATCGCAAATTTCCTCTGATCGTAGCGAGTTCTAGTTTAACCTCTGTTGCATAAGCATATTTAGTTATATTTGTCAAAGATTCTTGAGTAATCCGGTAAATAGCAGTGTTGATTTCAGGTGGTAGAGAATATTCGAGGTTGATTTGGCAAATTGGTAAAATGCCATTGGAGCGATGAAAATTTTCTGCAAGGTTAGCGATCGCACGTTCTAAAGATTGCTCTTGTAAAGGATTAGAACGCATAGTAGAAACAGATTGGCGGACATCGTTTAGTGCTTTTGAACCTAATTCCTTTGCGGTTGCTAGAAATGTCTCAGCCTTACCTGGGTTAGATTGCCATAGTTTTAAAGCAGTTTCTAATTGCAGATTTAAAGCAGTGAGAGAATGTCCTAATGAATCATGAATTTCACGAGCAATGCGGTTACGTTCTTCTAAGGTAGCTTGATTTTCAATTCGCATCGCATATTCACGAAGTTTTTCATTAGCGATCGCTAGCTTTTCTCGACTGTGCCGTTCAGATAATACCGCATTCATCATTAACAACACAAAAACCAAACTCAAGCCAAATACTAGCGACCAATTCAAGGTAAGAAATCGAAATTTTTCTTGTGCTTGTGATGATGCTTGTAAATTGAATAGTTGGTATTTTAGTTGTGTCGTAAATAGAAATAACCCAAAGGATAGAGATGTAACAAATAAACGCCCAGGTAAGTTAAATATTAGGCAACTCCGAGTAACTAAAATTATATAAAGAAACGGGAAAAGACGAGCAAATCTTTCACCAAACAGCCCAGTTATTAAAATTAATAAAATTTCAATAACTGTGTATATCACCTTAGAAGTCTGGCTACTTTTGGGTAATCTTAAGCCCATTAATGCAAAAAGAATCAAACTATAAATTGATAGTTCCGGTAATAAATTACAAATTGACAAGTCTGGAAATAAACTACAGATTGTTAGTTCTGGCAGTTTAGGACGAAATCTCCGTAAGGGAGGTGGTATAACTGCTATCAATGCAGTGATTGCCAGTAGTATCCACTCCAGATAAAGTAGAGATGGAAAAGGATGTTTTTTAATTTGAATTGGATAATTCATTGTGGTTTACCTCAAGTTATGGATAAATTATAATTTTGGAGGTAGAAGTTAAAATTTAAGGATTAAAATTCTGAGTATTTAAGTGTGGATTTCGCAATTTCAATTTTTCGTTAAGTCAAAAATTGATAGTAAAGGTGGGCTCAATACTTCTCGGATAAACCCAATAATCTCTCTTTTGGTCTGGGGAAAAGGAAATTCAAACCCTTTCCCTTTCCCCTTTTCCCCTTAACCAAAAAGTATTGAAGGTGGTCTAGGTAAAAATATGCAATAAGCTAAATAAGGATTTGCAAATCAATCATCATAAAAATGTTCATCATTTATAATATATAACTCCTAACTTCCAACTCCTAACTATTTATTGTTAATCAAATTTGTCAAAATTCAATCATGACTAAAGTCATGGGTAGAACCATGACTTTCTCCTCATGTAACTAGTAAAGATAAGTTCTTATGATAGTGACAACCAACCAGGAAAAACCCACAAGAAATGAAACTCAAAGCATTATCGCTAGTCGCTGGAGCCATCGCTCTAACTTTAACTGCAACCTCCTTCGCTGTTACCGCCCAAACAGCCTCTCCTTCACCCTTGTTGCTGGCACAAACTCCACAAAAAGAAAGGGGTCCTTGGAAGGAATTAAATCTAACAGATACCCAAAAAAGCCAAATTCAGGCAATTCGCCGCGATAGCCGCGCCAAATTTGAAGCAGTTTTGACCCCAGAACAAAAGGCAAAATTAGAAGCAGCTAAACAAGCAAGTCGGGCTGAGTGGCAAGCGCGTAAGGCTCAGGGGCAAACAGGTCAAGGTCAACGGCAAGCCGGTCAACGTCGAGGAAAGGGTGGTTATGCTGACTTAAATCTGACTGAAGCACAGAAAACCCAAATGCGACAAATTCGGGAATCTGAGAAACAACAGATTCAAGCAATCTTAACGCCTGAACAGCGCCAAAAAATAGAGCAATATCGTCAAAATGATCCTTCGCGTCGTCAACAAGGAAATCCTCAATAATAATCTTTTAAAAAATAATAGTTTTGGGGTGGGCAATGCTGCCCATCTTATCCAAAATAAATTATGATGCAACCCTTGGTTGCTTCCCCAAATCTCGCTCCTTGCCTACAACAGGTTTTAGATTTAATCGATGCATTGCTGTAGCACGAGGACGATATGTTCTCCAAATTATGGAAATAGAGAAATTGCGTTTCTTCCCTACTGGCACTTTTGGTAGAACTTGGGCAGATTTCCTTAATGAACACAATTTTAAACTTTTTACAACTGGTAGCCGTCGTAAACAGCTCCATGAATAGTTAAAAATTAACAAGCTTCTTGCAGAAGATGCGGAAAGGGGAAAAACTTCATCCCCTTTCCCTTTCCCTATTTTAAAATTTACCTATTGATATGAAAGACTACATCGTAGTGGCAATACCCTACGGGAAGCCGTAAAGCATTTACATGAATTACCCCTACGACAGAACCCTATTTACTAGACTTTCAAGATAATTATGAGTTATGAGTTAATCAAAACTCCTAGCTTGATTAAGATGTCTCAAGAATTTGCAATTGGTAGTAAAGTCCGTGTTGTGGCACTACCACCCTACGTCAAAACTGCTGAACCTATGCCCATGCTGCGCCCCCCTGATGTTATTCACATTGGCGAAGAGGGTATAGTCCTTGACCGCCGTCCCGGTGGATATTGGGGTATTCGCTTCACTAAGGGAGCTTTTCTCTTAGATAGCCAATACATCGAAAGCATAGATAAACCTACCGAATCTGACTCTAAGTGATATTTGGAGCAACTAAGAATTGTAAACTTGTGTAAAGTTGTAATTCTGGTTTGCACCATGATTTCCCGCCGCACTTTTTTAAACATATTATTTGCCAGCTGTATTTCTGTCATCAGCTGGCTGAACTTTATACCTGCTGCTGATGCCCTTGGTGGTAAACTTCCGGCAATTAATCAACCCGCGCCAGAGTTTACTTTGCCAACTAACACAGGTGATGGCAAAATTTCCCTCTCAGACTTGCGTGGTAAGTGGCTAGTTCTTTACTTTTATCCTAAAGACTTCACCTCTGGTTGTACTATAGAGGCTCGCCGTTTTCAGCAAGACTTACCCCAATACCTCGCAAAAAATACCCAGATTATTGGCGTAAGCGCTGATGATATTGATTCTCATGCCAAATTTTGTGATTCGGAAGGACTAAAATTCCCACTTTTAGCTGACACTGATGGTTCAGTGAGTAAAGCTTACGGTTCGTGGCTCGGCTTCTTATCGATGCGCCATAGTTTTATCATCGATCCTCAAGGTGTTTTGCGCGAGACTTTTGTCAAAGTCAACCCAACTGTTCATAGTTCAGAAGTGCTGGCACGATTAGAAAAGTTACAGTCTACAGCTTCTTAGATTTCAATAAACTTGAGTTCGGCGAAGCTAAAAAGCAACCGCAAGCAAAGTGTAACCCAACATTTTCGAGGCTTTATTGGGTTGCGCTTTGCTTAACCCAAGCGTATTGTCTTTTATCCCTCAAATTTAATGGAACAGACCACTAGATATTTGTTATCTGCTCCTTTAAAACACATAAAAAATTGAATCAATCCTCTCTCTATTGCCATGTTTGAAATTCATCAATGGCGCTACGAATTAAAGAAGTTATCTGAGTGCGGCGGGTTTCAAAGTTGGCAGCAATATAAATCAGGAGGATGCCAACTAGTAAGCCTACAACCCATTTTAAAAAGGAGTATTGCAAACTAAAAATTACCGATTGATAGATTGTAGTAATTAAAAAAGTGGCTGTACCAATGTAGAGAAAAGCTCGCACTCGCAAAGCTAATCCGGCAAAAATGGCGATGAGGCTGAAAATTCCAGGTATCCAGGCTGTGTTTTGATTAAATAAAATTGCCCATCCACAAATTAAACCACTACCTAGCAATCTCAAAATATGGCGAGGTGCTTTGTACTCTGGTAGCCTCAGTTGGGTATCTACTTGAGCAATATAAAGCAGTGATAATCCAATTGGCGTTATATACCATAAAGTATCAGTCAGGCGTAAGGAATCAAACCATCGGTAAACAGCCCAATTAATCAACGCCACACTAACATAAGTAAAACGGATATTTTCACCTATTTTTGCTAGGAAAATGTAAAATCCAGCTGCGAGTAACAAGGTAATGGGGTAAGTTTGCAGTCTGGTTTCCCACAAAATTATCAGTGGGATGATATAGGCGGCTTGCTGCCAAGGTTTTTTAGACCAACCCCAACTTTCCCAAGGTAGAATGTACAGAAAATAGGCTACCACACAGGCGATCGCACCGTTCCAAGGAACTAACGGCCCAGCCCAAAATTTTCCCACTGCTGTCTCGCGCCAATAAACCCTCATACCGGCTACCTCTAATAAGCCAAGGTAAACCCACATTTCGGCTATGGTGATTCCTGCCAATATGCTGGGGGAAGTGCCCGAATTTCGTCCTTGAAAGATGGCATAACGAATCAAAAATACCCCTGTTGCTAATCCCACCAAACGGTTAATTCCAATGGGAAGCGGAATGGCAGCCATTAATAAGCAGCTACTCCAAGCCCAATGAATATGGGCAATTCTTTTCAATTCTTGGGGAGTTAGGCGTAAGTAGTTGACAAGCCAAGGTGACAAAATACGGTAAGCATACATGATACTGGCACCAAGGGCAGACATGGCAATCAATCCATCACCTAATGCTCCTCCTGAAGCTTGTGACATTTGATAGAACAAAAGTTCATAAGCAGAAATGGATACGCCAATGATTCCTAAGTACAGCAGGGGTTTAAAGTTCTCGCGCCGTCGCCCTACACCAATAATAATTAAAGCTACACCCAAAGAATACAAACCTGTCCACTCGGTAAAGGTGTTCAAACGCAGCAACACACTGAATGCACCATAAATTAATGGCAAAATGTGAAAGCTGCTAGGAAGTTTTTCTAATTGATGTCGTCGCCGCCACCACTCGCCGACAAGTTGAGCGATTAAACCTAAAGCGATATTTGCCATCGCTATCCTAACAATTGATCGCTCCCCAAATCCCAACACTTGGGCAATTAACAATTCTAAAGACCAACCGATGCCATAGAATGCCCAATTGTTCGGTTCTCGCCAACTGCGATAAACAATGGCTGTTAAGGTGATTAAAGTGGCAGCTAAGTACAAAAATCCCGAAGTGATAAACCCTGAGTAAATCAGCACTGAGTGTAGCGTCAAACTCAACAACTCAAAAGCACACAATGCGATCGCCCATTGATCGCTTGCGGCTGCATAATTAAGTGCTAATTCGTTTCCGCGTCGGCTCAAAACTGTCCTGGCTAACCATAGAATTAGGATGGCGATCGCGCCTACGAGAAACCAACCTCCGAGAAGGAGGTGAGGTAAACCAGGTATACCCGTCCACAGCAGCGCCACAATGAAACTCAGAGCAAATCCTTCTGTAATTACCGCAGAGATTTTGTTTCGTAAATAGCGCGTATTTACAAACATTAGCCCTGTACCTACTGCCAAACCAATTAATCTGGTTCCTGGTAACTGTAGAGTAAGTAGCTGGGCAACTCCCACAGCCAAGACGCTCAAGTAACGGGTAGTAGTCCGACGTTCTGTAGTTGTGCAATTTGCAACACCCGTGAGAGCTATAGGCGTAACTAGCCATAAAGCTCCCAAATAAGCTTGGCTATCAGCGACACCATACCAAGATGATTCTGCATTCATCCACAATAGGAAAAAACTAGCGGCAGCTAGCCCTAAACCGATATCCCAGGCACTACGTTGCCAGACTCCTTCTTCTACGCTAAATCGCCATTCTGCAACCATCAGAGCTAATAAAATACTTGCCCAGACTTGTTGACTCAGGGTTGGCGCAAGCCAATTAATGGTAGAGCAAAATGTTAGCACCCCGATAATGTGAGTTAGATATACCAGGGGAAGGGATGCGGGGGAACGGCGTTGAGTTACGAATGCCAGAGTGATGGTAGAAAATAGCAGATTTAGCGATCGCAATACAGGATTGACAATCGCGATCGTTGTTAAAAAAGCTCCCAGTAAGAGAGTGAGCAGTTCGCCAAATTTAGCTAATTCTCGCTTTTCGGTGCGATGTAGGCTATCTGTAAGCGCCACCATCAAAATTATGTAGGCAAATAAAGCTACACCCAGCAAAGCCCAAGGTTCATTTTGAGAATTTGTGAGTTGAGTACCAGTTGCGATCGCTAATTTCTGTAAGCTATCAGGTACTAATCGCCAACCTAGCCAAATCGTCTCTAAACCGATGACGAAAACCGCAGCGAAGTCTAGCTTTAAACTGTACCGCCGCAATCGACTTCCCACAAACCACAAACCTAAACCACTTACAGCTATTGCTTGCCAAGGATAATTTACTACCGAAACCATCCAACCCAAAAACAGTAGAATCCCACCAAGTTTTTCCCAGAGGAAAAGAGATGAAGGGAATATTACAGTTACTTCCTCTGCTCCCCCTGCTCCCCTGCTCCCCTGCTCCCCTGCTCCTCCTGCCCCCTGCCCCCTGCCCCCTAGCCTCTCCTGTACTAGCCAAGTTACTAGCCAG
The Nostoc punctiforme PCC 73102 genome window above contains:
- a CDS encoding aldo/keto reductase, with amino-acid sequence MEQHRFGSTQREVAAIGQGTWYIDNGDRASAIAALRQGLDLGMTHIDTAEMYGSAEEVVAEAIAGRRDRVFLVSKVLPGNASRRGTIIACEKSLARLHTDRLDSYLLHWRGQHPLEETIAAFEQLQHEGKILCWGVSNFDVPDLEAVQKIAGEGSLVCNQVLYHLRQRAIEHAVIPWCEKHGVAVVAYSPFGHGDFPSSRTTAGRVLQEIAAAHNATPRQVALRFLVRHSSLFAIPKASNPKHAAENAGAGELNLTQTELDRIDAAFPTGSRPRVLPML
- a CDS encoding DJ-1/PfpI family protein; translated protein: MLPGGVANPDQLRTKAKAIEFIKSFFDTDKPVAVICHGPWTLIEADVVRGRRLTSWPSLKTDLQNAGAQWVDREVVVDRNLVSSRKPDDIPAFNREMIELFSHAGQVRQMV
- a CDS encoding DJ-1/PfpI family protein — encoded protein: MTEDLTNKKVAILVTDGFEQVEMAQPKQALESAGAQTHIISPKSDRVQGWNHYDKGDFSRYMSPSIK
- a CDS encoding zinc-dependent alcohol dehydrogenase codes for the protein MKALCWHGANDVRVDTVPDPKIINPRDAIVKITSTAICGSDLHLYDGYIPTMEKGDILGHEFMGEVVELGSAVKNVKIGDRVVVPFTISCGSCFFCQKDLWSLCDNSNPNAWIAEKLMGHSPSGLFGYSHMMGGYAGGQAEYARVPFADVGLFKIPDGLTDEQVLFLTDIFPTGYMAAENCDIQPGDTVAIWGCGPVGQFAIRSAYMLGAERVIAIDRVPERLQMAKDGKAEVLNYEEVEVGEALKDMTGGRGPDACMDAVGMEAHGTGPDAFYDQVKQAVRMETDRPTALRQVIVACRKGGTVSIPGVYGGFVDKIPMGAAMNKALTFKMGQTHVHKYLRPLLDRVQNGDIDPSFVITHRLPLEQAPHGYEIFKHKKDNCIKIVLKPGQAA
- a CDS encoding response regulator is translated as MIKVLLVDDQGLIRQGLRALLELESDLEIVGEAENGEQAINLVAEFQPDVVLLDIRMPIMDGVAATKEIQKRFSKTKILVLTTFDDDEYVSAALQNGAMGYLLKDTPSEELAVAIRAVYKGYTQLGPGIVKKLLTQFSNGTPIHSTPVPSTLNELTPREKEVLRLIATGASNREIAQELYISEGTVKNHVTNILNTLNLRDRTQAAIWANTYLSYLNEPS
- a CDS encoding sensor histidine kinase; its protein translation is MNYPIQIKKHPFPSLLYLEWILLAITALIAVIPPPLRRFRPKLPELTICSLFPDLSICNLLPELSIYSLILFALMGLRLPKSSQTSKVIYTVIEILLILITGLFGERFARLFPFLYIILVTRSCLIFNLPGRLFVTSLSFGLFLFTTQLKYQLFNLQASSQAQEKFRFLTLNWSLVFGLSLVFVLLMMNAVLSERHSREKLAIANEKLREYAMRIENQATLEERNRIAREIHDSLGHSLTALNLQLETALKLWQSNPGKAETFLATAKELGSKALNDVRQSVSTMRSNPLQEQSLERAIANLAENFHRSNGILPICQINLEYSLPPEINTAIYRITQESLTNITKYAYATEVKLELATIRGNLRLIIQDNGRGFDLGQNTTGFGLHSMRDRTLALGGDFNINSTPGSGCKITVNIPLMRLR
- a CDS encoding Spy/CpxP family protein refolding chaperone yields the protein MKLKALSLVAGAIALTLTATSFAVTAQTASPSPLLLAQTPQKERGPWKELNLTDTQKSQIQAIRRDSRAKFEAVLTPEQKAKLEAAKQASRAEWQARKAQGQTGQGQRQAGQRRGKGGYADLNLTEAQKTQMRQIRESEKQQIQAILTPEQRQKIEQYRQNDPSRRQQGNPQ
- the sipA gene encoding regulatory protein SipA translates to MSQEFAIGSKVRVVALPPYVKTAEPMPMLRPPDVIHIGEEGIVLDRRPGGYWGIRFTKGAFLLDSQYIESIDKPTESDSK
- a CDS encoding peroxiredoxin — translated: MISRRTFLNILFASCISVISWLNFIPAADALGGKLPAINQPAPEFTLPTNTGDGKISLSDLRGKWLVLYFYPKDFTSGCTIEARRFQQDLPQYLAKNTQIIGVSADDIDSHAKFCDSEGLKFPLLADTDGSVSKAYGSWLGFLSMRHSFIIDPQGVLRETFVKVNPTVHSSEVLARLEKLQSTAS
- a CDS encoding DUF2157 domain-containing protein; its protein translation is MSSPLERPLKFEIRLPSSHPQLLEGLDIWLRLGLISDTQVRQLCQEFLVCSVVLPLQPEAKKKVVFLTSDPVQDLPIAALQSSHRRQPQQKTVEPNFISTMLQSLGAELSVRWLLFLGVFLVVVSSGVLAASQWERFPASGQYGVLFAYTLSFWGLSFWATRQNNLRLTAQTLLIATLLLVPVNFWAMDSFQLWQNPVDLVAVAIAWPTLTAITVLLSKNRAIFTNLRTGKLPLANILGLSYLHWGWQLPGFPLIAVYLAMIGTTIITIYHNYQQPNIVSEEDRSDVYDGLRLRRSLSISLTAAVIIYALIVLLVRAIFVAGVNVTQLGLAIGICGWLVTWLVQERLGGRGQGAGGAGEQGSRGAGGAEEVTVIFPSSLFLWEKLGGILLFLGWMVSVVNYPWQAIAVSGLGLWFVGSRLRRYSLKLDFAAVFVIGLETIWLGWRLVPDSLQKLAIATGTQLTNSQNEPWALLGVALFAYIILMVALTDSLHRTEKRELAKFGELLTLLLGAFLTTIAIVNPVLRSLNLLFSTITLAFVTQRRSPASLPLVYLTHIIGVLTFCSTINWLAPTLSQQVWASILLALMVAEWRFSVEEGVWQRSAWDIGLGLAAASFFLLWMNAESSWYGVADSQAYLGALWLVTPIALTGVANCTTTERRTTTRYLSVLAVGVAQLLTLQLPGTRLIGLAVGTGLMFVNTRYLRNKISAVITEGFALSFIVALLWTGIPGLPHLLLGGWFLVGAIAILILWLARTVLSRRGNELALNYAAASDQWAIALCAFELLSLTLHSVLIYSGFITSGFLYLAATLITLTAIVYRSWREPNNWAFYGIGWSLELLIAQVLGFGERSIVRIAMANIALGLIAQLVGEWWRRRHQLEKLPSSFHILPLIYGAFSVLLRLNTFTEWTGLYSLGVALIIIGVGRRRENFKPLLYLGIIGVSISAYELLFYQMSQASGGALGDGLIAMSALGASIMYAYRILSPWLVNYLRLTPQELKRIAHIHWAWSSCLLMAAIPLPIGINRLVGLATGVFLIRYAIFQGRNSGTSPSILAGITIAEMWVYLGLLEVAGMRVYWRETAVGKFWAGPLVPWNGAIACVVAYFLYILPWESWGWSKKPWQQAAYIIPLIILWETRLQTYPITLLLAAGFYIFLAKIGENIRFTYVSVALINWAVYRWFDSLRLTDTLWYITPIGLSLLYIAQVDTQLRLPEYKAPRHILRLLGSGLICGWAILFNQNTAWIPGIFSLIAIFAGLALRVRAFLYIGTATFLITTIYQSVIFSLQYSFLKWVVGLLVGILLIYIAANFETRRTQITSLIRSAIDEFQTWQ